In a genomic window of Brassica rapa cultivar Chiifu-401-42 chromosome A10, CAAS_Brap_v3.01, whole genome shotgun sequence:
- the LOC103846567 gene encoding leucine aminopeptidase isoform X2 — translation MAPIDPHSFTDSSHPLTTHVSLSLYLDFNASTIHASALLTLSSPFSGNLSLDSRSISIKSIIDPQTLTPLPHSVSSSPDPIKGSEVVVVLAGQSQILILYSTSPSASALQWLSPLQTFSKTHPYVYTQCQAIHARSIFPCQDTPAARIRYDVVMNVPSSLSAVMSARHVRRRLPVLEEAKHLDVLSSVVWCGEDRVVEEFVMEQPIPPYLFAFAVGELGFREVGPRTRVYAESAAGDVLDAAALEFAGTEEMIKQGEKLFGDYEWERFDLLVLPPSFPYGGMENPRMVFLTPTVIKGDATGAQVVAHELAHSWTGNLITNINNEHFWLNEGFTTYAERRIVEVVQGGDIATLNIGIGWRGLNDEMERFKDNLEFTKLKNKQEGVDPDDVYSQVPYEKGFQFVLRIERQVGRTAFDEFLKKYIATFKFKSIDTDTFLDFLKANIPGIEKEINLQLWTEGVGIPEDAYEPVSAIYTKIISLAEEFKQGKMPSEDEVAEWKGQEWELYLENLPKSCEPSQVVALDKRYRLAESKDYEVKVSFLKLAISSKCKEYHGEVEKTLKAVGRMLYLRTLFTALAQTGGTEEKQLAKQIFAEARETYHPIAQGVVESILSKYI, via the exons ATGGCACCCATTGATCCACACTCCTTCACCGACTCCTCCCACCCTCTCACCACTCACGTCTCCCTCTCCCTCTACCTCGACTTCAACGCCTCCACCATCCACGCCTCCGCTCTCCTCACCCTCTCCTCCCCCTTCTCCGGCAACCTCTCTCTCGATTCCCGCTCCATTTCAATCAAATCCATCATCGATCCCCAAACTCTCACCCCTCTCCCTCACTCCGTCTCCTCAAGCCCCGATCCGATCAAAGGCAGCGAAGTCGTCGTCGTCCTCGCCGGTCAATCCCAAATCCTCATCCTCTACTCCACTTCCCCTTCCGCCTCCGCTCTCCAATGGCTCTCCCCGCTCCAAACCTTCTCGAAAACTCATCCGTACGTCTACACTCAGTGCCAAGCGATCCACGCCAGATCCATCTTCCCTTGCCAGGACACTCCCGCCGCGAGGATCCGTTACGACGTCGTTATGAACGTCCCGAGCTCTCTCTCCGCCGTCATGTCCGCTCGCCACGTCCGTCGTCGCCTTCCCGTTCTCGAAGAGGCGAAACATCTCGACGTATTATCGTCGGTGGTGTGGTGTGGGGAGGATAGGGTTGTTGAGGAGTTCGTTATGGAGCAGCCGATCCCGCCGTATCTTTTCGCGTTTGCGGTTGGGGAGTTGGGGTTTAGGGAAGTGGGGCCCAGGACTAGGGTGTATGCTGAGTCAGCTGCTGGAGATGTTTTGGATGCTGCTGCGTTGGAGTTTGCGGGGACTGAGGAGATGATTAAGCAAGGGGAGAAGCTGTTCGGTGATTACGAGTGGGAGAGATTTGATTTGCTGGTGCTGCCTCCGAGTTTTCCTTATGGAGGTATGGAGAATCCGAGGATGGTGTTTCTGACGCCGACTGTGATCAAAGGAGACGCCACTGGTGCTCAAGTTGTAGCTCACGAGCTCGCTCATAGCTGGACTGGGAACTTGATCACCAACATCAACAATGAGCATTTCTGGTTGAATGAG GGATTTACAACGTACGCAGAGAGGAGGATTGTGGAGGTTGTTCAAGGAGGGGATATAGCTACTTTGAACATTGGCATTGGTTGGAGGGGTTTAAACGATGAGATGGAACGGTTCAAAGATAACTTGGAGTTCACTAAACTGAAGAACAAACAAGAAGGTGTTGATCCTGATGATGTTTATTCACAGGTCCCGTATGAGAAAGGCTTCCAGTTTGTGTTGAGAATTGAACGCCAG GTTGGAAGGACTGCTTTTGATGAATTTCTCAAGAAATACATTGCTACTTTCAAGTTCAAGTCTATCGATACAGATACATTCCTTGACTTCCTGAAAGCAAACATTCCTGGAATAGAGAAAGAGATCAACCTGCAATTGTGGACTGAGGGTGTTGGTATACCGGAAGATGCATATGAACCAGTCTCAGCTATTTACACAAAGATCATATCCCTGGCTGAAGAGTTTAAGCAAGGAAAGATGCCAAGTGAAGATGAGGTTGCTGAGTGGAAAGGACAGGAATGGGAGCTCTACTTGGAGAATCTTCCTAAGTCATGTGAACCTTCTCAGGTAG TGGCCTTGGACAAGCGGTACAGACTAGCAGAATCAAAGGACTACGAAGTGAAGGTGTCGTTTCTGAAACTTGCAATCTCATCCAAGTGCAAAGAGTACCATGGAGAAGTGGAGAAAACTCTAAAAGCTGTGGGAAGGATGCTGTACCTGCGTACACTCTTCACTGCTCTCGCACAAACCGGTGGAACCGAAGAGAAGCAACTGGCGAAACAAATCTTTGCAGAAGCTCGAGAAACATACCACCCTATAGCTCAGGGAGTGGTGGAGTCTATCCTCTCTAAGTACATCTAA
- the LOC103846567 gene encoding leucine aminopeptidase isoform X1: MAPIDPHSFTDSSHPLTTHVSLSLYLDFNASTIHASALLTLSSPFSGNLSLDSRSISIKSIIDPQTLTPLPHSVSSSPDPIKGSEVVVVLAGQSQILILYSTSPSASALQWLSPLQTFSKTHPYVYTQCQAIHARSIFPCQDTPAARIRYDVVMNVPSSLSAVMSARHVRRRLPVLEEAKHLDVLSSVVWCGEDRVVEEFVMEQPIPPYLFAFAVGELGFREVGPRTRVYAESAAGDVLDAAALEFAGTEEMIKQGEKLFGDYEWERFDLLVLPPSFPYGGMENPRMVFLTPTVIKGDATGAQVVAHELAHSWTGNLITNINNEHFWLNEGFTTYAERRIVEVVQGGDIATLNIGIGWRGLNDEMERFKDNLEFTKLKNKQEGVDPDDVYSQVPYEKGFQFVLRIERQVGRTAFDEFLKKYIATFKFKSIDTDTFLDFLKANIPGIEKEINLQLWTEGVGIPEDAYEPVSAIYTKIISLAEEFKQGKMPSEDEVAEWKGQEWELYLENLPKSCEPSQVMALDKRYRLAESKDYEVKVSFLKLAISSKCKEYHGEVEKTLKAVGRMLYLRTLFTALAQTGGTEEKQLAKQIFAEARETYHPIAQGVVESILSKYI; this comes from the exons ATGGCACCCATTGATCCACACTCCTTCACCGACTCCTCCCACCCTCTCACCACTCACGTCTCCCTCTCCCTCTACCTCGACTTCAACGCCTCCACCATCCACGCCTCCGCTCTCCTCACCCTCTCCTCCCCCTTCTCCGGCAACCTCTCTCTCGATTCCCGCTCCATTTCAATCAAATCCATCATCGATCCCCAAACTCTCACCCCTCTCCCTCACTCCGTCTCCTCAAGCCCCGATCCGATCAAAGGCAGCGAAGTCGTCGTCGTCCTCGCCGGTCAATCCCAAATCCTCATCCTCTACTCCACTTCCCCTTCCGCCTCCGCTCTCCAATGGCTCTCCCCGCTCCAAACCTTCTCGAAAACTCATCCGTACGTCTACACTCAGTGCCAAGCGATCCACGCCAGATCCATCTTCCCTTGCCAGGACACTCCCGCCGCGAGGATCCGTTACGACGTCGTTATGAACGTCCCGAGCTCTCTCTCCGCCGTCATGTCCGCTCGCCACGTCCGTCGTCGCCTTCCCGTTCTCGAAGAGGCGAAACATCTCGACGTATTATCGTCGGTGGTGTGGTGTGGGGAGGATAGGGTTGTTGAGGAGTTCGTTATGGAGCAGCCGATCCCGCCGTATCTTTTCGCGTTTGCGGTTGGGGAGTTGGGGTTTAGGGAAGTGGGGCCCAGGACTAGGGTGTATGCTGAGTCAGCTGCTGGAGATGTTTTGGATGCTGCTGCGTTGGAGTTTGCGGGGACTGAGGAGATGATTAAGCAAGGGGAGAAGCTGTTCGGTGATTACGAGTGGGAGAGATTTGATTTGCTGGTGCTGCCTCCGAGTTTTCCTTATGGAGGTATGGAGAATCCGAGGATGGTGTTTCTGACGCCGACTGTGATCAAAGGAGACGCCACTGGTGCTCAAGTTGTAGCTCACGAGCTCGCTCATAGCTGGACTGGGAACTTGATCACCAACATCAACAATGAGCATTTCTGGTTGAATGAG GGATTTACAACGTACGCAGAGAGGAGGATTGTGGAGGTTGTTCAAGGAGGGGATATAGCTACTTTGAACATTGGCATTGGTTGGAGGGGTTTAAACGATGAGATGGAACGGTTCAAAGATAACTTGGAGTTCACTAAACTGAAGAACAAACAAGAAGGTGTTGATCCTGATGATGTTTATTCACAGGTCCCGTATGAGAAAGGCTTCCAGTTTGTGTTGAGAATTGAACGCCAG GTTGGAAGGACTGCTTTTGATGAATTTCTCAAGAAATACATTGCTACTTTCAAGTTCAAGTCTATCGATACAGATACATTCCTTGACTTCCTGAAAGCAAACATTCCTGGAATAGAGAAAGAGATCAACCTGCAATTGTGGACTGAGGGTGTTGGTATACCGGAAGATGCATATGAACCAGTCTCAGCTATTTACACAAAGATCATATCCCTGGCTGAAGAGTTTAAGCAAGGAAAGATGCCAAGTGAAGATGAGGTTGCTGAGTGGAAAGGACAGGAATGGGAGCTCTACTTGGAGAATCTTCCTAAGTCATGTGAACCTTCTCAG GTTATGGCCTTGGACAAGCGGTACAGACTAGCAGAATCAAAGGACTACGAAGTGAAGGTGTCGTTTCTGAAACTTGCAATCTCATCCAAGTGCAAAGAGTACCATGGAGAAGTGGAGAAAACTCTAAAAGCTGTGGGAAGGATGCTGTACCTGCGTACACTCTTCACTGCTCTCGCACAAACCGGTGGAACCGAAGAGAAGCAACTGGCGAAACAAATCTTTGCAGAAGCTCGAGAAACATACCACCCTATAGCTCAGGGAGTGGTGGAGTCTATCCTCTCTAAGTACATCTAA
- the LOC103846568 gene encoding 50S ribosomal protein L10, chloroplastic has protein sequence MEVALLSFSSSLSPLCHNRTLTLTPKSPNYPRHLTIRSAVSRSKKEETVETVKSHLENCHLLAAINYKGLTVKQFQDLRRTLPDTTKLVVAKNTLVFKAIEGTKWEALKPCMKGMNAWLFVQTDEIPSAIKPYRSFQKERKLEDNDFAGAVFEGKFYAPDNFKALETMPTRAEVYAKMLGALQSPAINLVSTLQAPAIEVIMVLKAYVKKLEDESNAA, from the coding sequence ATGGAAGTGGCTCTTCTCTCATTCTCTTCTTCCCTGTCTCCTCTCTGCCACAACCGAACCTTAACCCTAACTCCCAAATCCCCAAACTACCCTCGTCACCTGACCATCAGATCCGCCGTCTCTCGTTCCAAAAAGGAAGAAACCGTCGAGACAGTCAAGTCCCACCTCGAGAACTGCCACCTCCTCGCCGCCATCAACTACAAAGGCCTCACCGTCAAGCAGTTCCAAGACCTCAGGAGAACTCTCCCCGACACGACGAAGCTCGTCGTCGCCAAGAACACTTTGGTCTTCAAAGCCATCGAAGGCACCAAATGGGAAGCTCTCAAGCCTTGTATGAAAGGCATGAACGCTTGGCTCTTTGTCCAGACAGATGAAATCCCTTCCGCCATCAAACCTTACAGGAGTTTCCAGAAGGAACGTAAGCTCGAAGACAATGACTTTGCCGGTGCTGTCTTTGAAGGTAAGTTCTACGCTCCCGACAACTTCAAAGCTCTTGAGACCATGCCTACTCGCGCTGAGGTCTACGCTAAGATGCTTGGAGCTCTGCAAAGTCCGGCCATTAATCTCGTCTCTACGTTACAAGCACCGGCTATAGAGGTTATCATGGTGCTCAAGGCTTATGTCAAGAAGCTAGAAGATGAGAGTAATGCTGCATAA
- the LOC103846569 gene encoding hydroxyproline O-arabinosyltransferase 3 — protein MGKASSLLLFLLSFGFFVVTYNLLTLILHNRSGLSNSDGSSPLLDPIVQMPHRNSQTSSAPFHVALTATDAPYNKWQCRIMYYWYKQKKALPGSDMGGFTRILHSGNTDNLMDEIPTFVVDPLPPGLDQGYVVLNRPWAFVQWLERATIIEDYVLMAEPDHVFVNPLPNLAVGGHPAAFPFFYITPEKFENIVRKYYPVEMGPVSNIDPIGNSPVIISKESLEKIAPTWMNVSLTMKNDPDTDKAFGWVLEMYGYAVASALHGVRHILHKDFMIQPPWDLSTKGKFIIHYTYGCDYNMQGELTYGKIGEWRFDKRSHLRGPPPRNISMPPRGVPESVVTFVKMVNEATSNIPNWDTL, from the exons ATGGGAAAAGCATCGTCTCTGCTTCTGTTTCTCTTGTCTTTCGGCTTCTTCGTTGTGACATATAATCTTCTCACACTCATACTCCACAACAGATCTGGTCTGAGTAACTCAGATGGAAGTAGTCCACTCCTAGATCCTATTGTCCAAATGCCTCACAGAAACTCCCAAACCTCTTCAGCACCGTTTCATGTCGCCTTAACTGCTACAGACGCTCCTTACAACAAGTGGCAGTGTCGTATTATGTACTATTGGTATAAGCAGAAGAAAGCTCTCCCTGGTTCAGACATGGGTGGGTTTACCCGCATTTTGCATTCCGGTAATACCGATAACTTGATGGATGAGATACCAACGTTTGTGGTTGACCCTCTCCCTCCAGGTCTTGATCAG GGGTATGTTGTGTTGAATAGACCGTGGGCGTTTGTGCAATGGCTTGAAAGAGCTACAATCATCGAAGA CTATGTGCTGATGGCAGAGCCTGATCATGTTTTTGTTAACCCTCTTCCTAATTTGGCTGTTGGAGGACACCCAGCTGCTTTTCCTTTTTTCTATATTACACCTGAAAAGTTCGAAAACATTGTTAGAAAATATTATCCTGTGGAGATGGGCCCGGTTTCAAATATTGACCCCATTGGCAATTCTCCTGTTATCATAAGCAAG GAATCACTTGAAAAGATTGCTCCTACATGGATGAATGTCTCGTTGACAATGAAAAACGATCCAGATACTGACAAGGCATTTGGATGGGTTCTAGAAAT GTACGGCTACGCAGTTGCCTCTGCTCTGCATGGGGTGCGGCACATACTTCATAAGGATTTCATGATCCAG CCTCCATGGGATCTGTCTACCAAGGGGAAGTTTATCATCCATTACACTTATGGTTGCGACTACAACATGCAG GGTGAGTTGACTTATGGGAAAATAGGAGAGTGGCGATTCGATAAGAGATCACATCTGCGAGGTCCTCCTCCAAGGAACATTTCCATGCCGCCTCGTGGTGTTCCAGAAAGTGTG GTGACTTTTGTGAAGATGGTTAATGAAGCTACTTCAAATATCCCAAATTGGGACACTCTCTAA
- the LOC103846570 gene encoding ADP,ATP carrier protein 1, mitochondrial — translation MVEQTQNKLMRTGVVSQDFHGYTSSFQRRATYGNYTNAAFQYPLAATSRIVATTTTTTSPVFVQAPSEKGFSSFAIDFLMGGVSAAVSKTAAAPIERVKLLIQNQDEMLKAGRLSEPYKGIGDCFGRTIKDEGFGSLWRGNTANVIRYFPTQALNFAFKDYFKRLFNFKKDRDGYWKWFAGNLGSGGAAGASSLLFVYSLDYARTRLANDSKAAKKGGERQFNGLVDVYKKTLKSDGIAGLYRGFNISCVGIIVYRGLYFGLYDSLKPLLPADLQDSFFASFALGWLITNGAGLASYPIDTVRRRMMMTSGEAVKYKSSMDAFQQILKKEGPKSLFKGAGANILRAIAGAGVLSGYDKLQLLLLGKKYGSGSG, via the exons ATGGTTGAACAAACTCAGAACAAGCTCATGCGTACCGGTGTTGTTTCTCAGGACTTTCACGGTTACACTTCCTCTTTCCAGAGGCGTGCAACGTACGGAAACTACACCAATGCTGCGTTCCAGTACCCTCTCGCCGCCACTTCGCGGATCGTggctactactactactactacctcTCCCGTGTTTGTCCAAGCTCCAAGTGAGAAAGGATTCTCTAGCTTTGCTATTGATTTCCTCATGGGTGGTGTTTCCGCCGCTGTGTCTAAGACCGCTGCTGCTCCTATTGAGCGTGTTAAGCTTTTGATTCAGAACCAGGATGAGATGCTTAAGGCTGGAAGGCTCTCTGAGCCTTACAAGGGTATTGGTGACTGTTTCGGCAGGACCATTAAGGATGAGGGTTTTGGTTCTTTGTGGAGGGGAAACACTGCTAATGTTATCCGTTACTTCCCCACTCAG GCGTTGAACTTTGCGTTCAAAGATTACTTCAAGAGGCTTTTCAACTTCAAGAAGGACAGGGATGGTTACTGGAAGTGGTTTGCTGGTAACTTGGGATCTGGAGGTGCAGCTGGTGCCTCTTCCCTTCTCTTTGTGTACTCTCTTGACTACGCACGTACCCGTCTTGCCAATGACTCCAAGGCAGCCAAGAAGGGAGGTGAAAGGCAGTTCAATGGTCTTGTTGATGTCTACAAGAAGACCCTCAAGTCCGATGGTATTGCTGGACTCTACCGTGGATTCAACATCTCCTGTGTTGGTATCATTGTCTACCGTGGTCTCTACTTTGGTCTGTACGACTCTTTGAAGCCTCTTCTCCCTGCTGACCTCCAG GACAGTTTCTTCGCTTCCTTTGCCCTTGGATGGCTCATCACCAACGGTGCCGGTCTTGCATCGTACCCCATTGATACTGTTCGTAGAAGAATGATGATGACCTCCGGTGAAGCCGTGAAGTACAAGAGTTCGATGGATGCATTCCAGCAGATTCTCAAGAAGGAAGGACCCAAGTCACTCTTCAAGGGTGCTGGTGCCAACATCCTCCGTGCCATTGCAGGTGCTGGTGTGCTCTCTGGATACGACAAGCTCCAGTTACTTCTTCTCGGAAAGAAGTACGGATCTGGATCCGGCTAA